The following is a genomic window from Caldicellulosiruptor danielii.
TCACTATACATCTTTAATTACCCCCTTTTTTTACCTTTTCATAAAGTGGGCTCATCTCTCTAAGCCTTGATACAATCTCTGGCAAGACCTCTAAAAGATAATCTATATCTTCTTCTGTATTATCCTCACCTAAGGTTATTCTCAAAGAACCATGCGCTACCTCATGTTCAAGCCCTATTGCCAACAGCACATGTGATGGGTCTAAAGACCCCGATGTGCAAGCAGAACCGCTTGATGCCGCAATCCCTTTCATGTCAAGCATCAAAAGCAGGCTTTCACCTTCAATAAACTCAAACGAGAAATTAGCATTATTTGGAAGCCTGTTGTATCTATCACCATTTAGACGAACATAATCAATCTTACTCAAAACCCCGTCAATAAGCTTATCTCTTAATTTTTGAAGCCTGCTTGCATACTCTGTAAGATTTGCAGTTGCAAGCTCTATCGCCTTGCCAAGCCCAACAATTCCAGCAACATTCTCTGTTCCTGCACGTCTGTTTCTCTCTTGAGCTCCTCCATGTGAAAACGGATGAATCTTCGTTCCCTTTTTTATATACAGCGCCCCAACCCCTTTTGGTCCATAGAACTTGTGAGCAGAAAGTGATAGCAGATCAACACCTAAATCTTTAACATCAACAGGAATTTGACCAACTGCCTGAACAGCATCTGTATGAACAATTATTCCCTTTTCCTTTGCTATCTTTGCTATTTCCTTGACAGGCTGGATTGTCCCAATTTCGTTATTTGCAAGCATGACAGAAATCAAAATGGTATCATTTCTTATTGCCTCTTTTATCTTTTGAGGGTCAACAATACCATTTGGTTCAACAGGAACATATGTCACTTCAAATCCTAAACCTTCAAGATATTTCAGAGGATGCAAAACTGCATGATGCTCTATTGTTGTTGTTATAATATGATTGCCTTTATCTTTATTTGCAAAAGCAACCCCTTTTAATGCCCAGTTATCTGATTCTGTTCCACCAGAAGTAAAGTAAATTTCTTGAATATCTGCATTTAAGGCCTTTGCCACCCTTTCTCTTGCAAGTTCAATAGCTTTTTTTGCTTCTCTTCCAAGCTTGTAAATTGTTGAAGGATTGCCGTACTGTTCTGTCAAATACGGCATCATTTCATCTAATACTTCCTTTTTTAGAGGGGTTGTAGCTGCATGGTCAAAATAAATAATTTTCCCTTCCATATATATCATCTCCCATTATTTTTATCTTTTTAGTAGGCTTTCTATAACTATTATACCCCGTTTTTTAGATATAAAACATGTATGACTCATTTGCTGTTATCTTTTTATAATCATCAACCAAATCCTGGAGCGTGACAGAGTCAACAACGTTTTCTATTGCTTCTTTGACCTTTTCCCAAACCTTTCTTGTCACACAAAACTCTGCTCTTGGACAGTCAACCCTTTCTATATCATCTATACATTCAGAAGGCGAAAGTGACCCCTCAAGAGCTCTTAAAATCTCACCTATGGTAATTTTAGAAGGTTCTCTTGAAAGCATATATCCACCCTGCGCCCCTCTTATACTCTTGACAAGTCCTGCTTTTTTCAAGGCAGCAATGAGTTGTTCTAAATAATGTTCAGAAATCTCCTGACGCTCTGCTATACTCTTTAAAGATACAAGCCCTTCATCATAGTGAAGCGCCAAGTCAAACATAGCCCTGACACCGTATCTTCCCTTTGTAGATAATCTGAACATCTCATATCTCTCCAATTCCGACTAGTATACTCGGCTTTTATATTATGATAACATTCTTGAGGTATTTTTGTCAAGGATATAAAAAAGCTGTCTCTCTATCTTCTTATGAGAAACAGCTTGCTTTTATTTTCCTTGATTTTTAAATATTCTTTTCTTCTGGCAATTCTTTTAATGCACCAATTATTTTCTTTCTCAATACATTATCCATTACTCATTACCCAATGATTAATATTATTTGTAATTATATCATAGCATACATTCAATGTTAATATCACACACTTATCACAAAACAGTAGATAGATTAGTCTGTCTTCTGCACCGGAGATCATTGTTTTTTCAACGTGGTTGCCTCAAGCACTTTCATTTCATTATTATACTTTAAAGTATAATAATTTGTGGTATAATAATATTGAGGTGAAAACAATGAAGAAATTTGTGGACAGAGAAGTTGAACTCCAATTTTTAGAGAGTCAATTTTCTCAAAATGGTCCGGCTCTTGTTGTCATTTATGGAAGGCGACGAGTTGGCAAAACTGCTCTGATTAAACAGTTTATAAAAAACAAAAAAGCAATATATTTTCTAGCTACTGAAGAAGTGGAGAGCCAAAATATTAATAATTTTAAGAGTCTGGTTGCAAAATTTTTTAATAATAGCCTCCTAGAAAAGATTCAAAATATCACGTGGGAGGAAATCTTTGAGTTTATAACTGCTAATATAGAAAGCGAAAAAATAATTATAGTTATTGATGAATTTCAATATCTTTGCAAGGTAAATCCATCTTTTGCTTCAATCTTACAAAAAATTTGGGATGAAAGGTTAAAAGAAAAAAATGTCTTTTTAATTCTTTGTGGGTCATTGATTAATATGATGGAACAACAAGTTTTGAACTACTCCAGTCCTCTGTATGGAAGAAGAACCGGGCAAATAAAGTTGAAACCTTTAAAGTTCAAATATTTGAAAGAATTTTTTCCACAAGCAACAGAGGATGAACTTATCTGGCTTTATGCAATATTAGGAGGCGTCCCAAAATATTTAGAAGTATTTAACTACAAGGGAGACATTTTTGAATCTATAAGAGAAAATATTTTAAACAAGCAAAGTTTTCTATATGAAGAGCCTTTGTTTTTGCTCGAAAGAGAAATTCAAGATATTGGAACTTATTTTTCACTTATTAAAAGTATATCTATGGGCAATCATAAACTTCACCAAATAGCTCAAAACCTTTCTGTTCACCAAACAAGATTAACAAAGTATATAAACACCTTGATAGATCTAGATATGCTTCGCAGAGAGATTCCTGTGACAGAAGAATATCCTGAAAAGAGCAAAAAGGGCTTATATTTTATCAACGATAACTTTTTAAACTTCTGGTTCAAGTTTGTTTATCCTTTCAAAGAGCAGTTAGAACTTGATAATGTGGAATTTGTTTTGGAGAATATAAAGAGAAAAATTGTGACTGAGCACATAAGTTACGTCTACGAGGATGTATGCAGAGAATACGCATTGGAGTTGTCGAACAGGAGTGAACTGCCTTTAAAAGTGAGCAAGATTGGGAGATGGTGGGACAAAAATGATGAGATTGACATTGTTGGAATAGATCAAACTTCTGGTTCTATTTTGTACGGGGAATGCAAATACACAAACGCTAAAGTAGATATTGACTTGTTTTACTCTCTTAAACAAAAGGTAAGCAAAGTAAATTTGAAAAATAAAACTAAGGAGTATTATATTATATTTAGCAAATCAGGATTTACAGAGAGATTTTTGAATTTTGCAAATGAAATGAAAAATCTAATACTTATCAATTTTCCAAAAAGGAGCTAAAATGTAAAAGTTTTTATTTATTTTTCAAGATTGCTTTTTTTATGCCCATTTTCTAAAAAAGCTAAAGTTGTGTTATGCTGTTTTTGCAACCATGTTCTTAACGGTTTCAAAAATTGGGTTTTTCTTTAGAAGGAAGAGAGAGGATTGTGGAGTAACATCCTCTCTTTTGTTCTATGAAATAACCGACTCATGGTATTGAGTAGTAAAAAATTTATTTGGTACTTAGATAGAATTGTCAGGTAGATAACATAAATAAAAACTCAAAAAGAAGAGCGTAGAGAAAGACGGAATAATCAGATATTTCCTTATTCAGGAGGCTAAAAAAACAGGGGAGAGAATATAGCCGTCTTTCACTCTATTTGCTTAGAAAAAATATGGCATTAAGATAAGTGAAAACACAATAAAATCTATTCTTAAAAGAAATGCTGTTCTGACTTGAGAACTTGTTTATCGCTTGATAATCTTATGAACAAAATCAAAAGGAGTTATTGCTCTTGATATAAGCTTTTTAAACTTATCATCTCTTGTTATTAACCACTCTGCCTTGATTTTTTTTGCACATTGAAGTTGTAAAGCATCCTCTAAATCCTTTATAGCTGGATTTCTCAAAGCATCTTCTACATCCTTTTTAGTTATACCAACAAGTTTTACTATGCTAAGTAATGCTTCAATACCTTGACGTGCTTTTTCATTCCCTAAATTCTTGGAGATAAAATAATAAATATCTGTAACAGCAAAAGAAGCAATATACCCTTCCACAACGTTTTGCTCACAGTATTTTAACACTGTATACGAATCGGTGTCAAATGGTGCTCTTTTTAATAAAACATCCAAAATAACATTAGTGTCAATTAACACCTTCATACTTTTTTAGCCTCTCGTCCCTTATTTGTTTTATATCTATCTCTTTATTACTGCAATTCTCCAGCAAACCATATAAAAAATCTACAGCAGAGGTATCACTCTTTCTAATCGGTGTAAGTTTAGCAACTTGCCTTCCATTTTTTGTAATAATAATCTCTTCTTTCTCAGCAAGTTTCAAATATTTCCCTACTCTCATTTTAAATTCTGTTGCATTCACAATCATAGCTATCACCTCATTTTAAAGCTTAGCTATTTTTATTGTAACACAAAATAGTCATTGTTGTAAATCGTATTTTGACCAGTTGGACAATTTCTTCTTCAAAACTTTTATATGAAAAATTGAAATTCGGAGTAGTACTTATTTTTTTTAACATTCCAAAAATCATTGCTGAATAAATGAATAAAACTTTATTCAACAACATCATTCAAAAAATAGCTTTAATTCTATGCTCTATAAAACCTCTTTTTAAAATACAAAGCCACATTTACAAGCATGAGCATAACAGGCACCTCAATCAGCGGTCCAATTACAGTTGCAAATGCTTCTCCTGAACCCAAACCAAATGTTGCAACAGCAACCGCAATTGCAAGTTCAAAGTCGTTGCTCGCCGCTGTCAAGCCAACAGTTGCACTTTCTGGATAGGGATATTTCATCTTATACGAAACAAAGAAAGTTATCAAGAACATTATTACAAAGTAAAAAGTAAGAGGTATTGCAATCCTTACAACATGCAGAGGAAGTTCAACAATGTATTTACCTTTAAGAGAAAACATCACAATGACTGTAAACAATAGTGCAACTAAGGTTATAGGGCTTATCTTCTTCACAAAGCTGCCTTCATACCATTCTCTTCCCTTTTTCTTTCTCAGTATAAGCCTTGTTAAGAGTCCTGCAATAAACGGAATGCCAAGATAGATAAATACCGAAATTGCAATATCTTTCATTGAAATATGAAGAGCAATGTTTTTTGTATCAACACCAAAAATAGGTGGCAAGACTTTTATAAATACATATGCAAAAATTG
Proteins encoded in this region:
- a CDS encoding ATP-binding protein; amino-acid sequence: MKKFVDREVELQFLESQFSQNGPALVVIYGRRRVGKTALIKQFIKNKKAIYFLATEEVESQNINNFKSLVAKFFNNSLLEKIQNITWEEIFEFITANIESEKIIIVIDEFQYLCKVNPSFASILQKIWDERLKEKNVFLILCGSLINMMEQQVLNYSSPLYGRRTGQIKLKPLKFKYLKEFFPQATEDELIWLYAILGGVPKYLEVFNYKGDIFESIRENILNKQSFLYEEPLFLLEREIQDIGTYFSLIKSISMGNHKLHQIAQNLSVHQTRLTKYINTLIDLDMLRREIPVTEEYPEKSKKGLYFINDNFLNFWFKFVYPFKEQLELDNVEFVLENIKRKIVTEHISYVYEDVCREYALELSNRSELPLKVSKIGRWWDKNDEIDIVGIDQTSGSILYGECKYTNAKVDIDLFYSLKQKVSKVNLKNKTKEYYIIFSKSGFTERFLNFANEMKNLILINFPKRS
- the arsB gene encoding ACR3 family arsenite efflux transporter; amino-acid sequence: MEHKKGLSFLDRFLTLWILLAMVVGVLIGYFFPNFANILNKLSVGTTSIPIAIGLMLMMYPPLAKVRYEEINKMKQGRKPFGIAILFNWFIGPVVMFLLAIVLLRDYPHYIIGVILVGLARCIAMVLVWNDLADGDRDYVAVLVALNALWQVLTYSIFAYVFIKVLPPIFGVDTKNIALHISMKDIAISVFIYLGIPFIAGLLTRLILRKKKGREWYEGSFVKKISPITLVALLFTVIVMFSLKGKYIVELPLHVVRIAIPLTFYFVIMFLITFFVSYKMKYPYPESATVGLTAASNDFELAIAVAVATFGLGSGEAFATVIGPLIEVPVMLMLVNVALYFKKRFYRA
- a CDS encoding type II toxin-antitoxin system VapC family toxin, producing the protein MKVLIDTNVILDVLLKRAPFDTDSYTVLKYCEQNVVEGYIASFAVTDIYYFISKNLGNEKARQGIEALLSIVKLVGITKKDVEDALRNPAIKDLEDALQLQCAKKIKAEWLITRDDKFKKLISRAITPFDFVHKIIKR
- a CDS encoding RrF2 family transcriptional regulator; its protein translation is MFRLSTKGRYGVRAMFDLALHYDEGLVSLKSIAERQEISEHYLEQLIAALKKAGLVKSIRGAQGGYMLSREPSKITIGEILRALEGSLSPSECIDDIERVDCPRAEFCVTRKVWEKVKEAIENVVDSVTLQDLVDDYKKITANESYMFYI
- a CDS encoding type II toxin-antitoxin system Phd/YefM family antitoxin, encoding MIVNATEFKMRVGKYLKLAEKEEIIITKNGRQVAKLTPIRKSDTSAVDFLYGLLENCSNKEIDIKQIRDERLKKYEGVN
- the nifS gene encoding cysteine desulfurase NifS produces the protein MEGKIIYFDHAATTPLKKEVLDEMMPYLTEQYGNPSTIYKLGREAKKAIELARERVAKALNADIQEIYFTSGGTESDNWALKGVAFANKDKGNHIITTTIEHHAVLHPLKYLEGLGFEVTYVPVEPNGIVDPQKIKEAIRNDTILISVMLANNEIGTIQPVKEIAKIAKEKGIIVHTDAVQAVGQIPVDVKDLGVDLLSLSAHKFYGPKGVGALYIKKGTKIHPFSHGGAQERNRRAGTENVAGIVGLGKAIELATANLTEYASRLQKLRDKLIDGVLSKIDYVRLNGDRYNRLPNNANFSFEFIEGESLLLMLDMKGIAASSGSACTSGSLDPSHVLLAIGLEHEVAHGSLRITLGEDNTEEDIDYLLEVLPEIVSRLREMSPLYEKVKKGGN